A single genomic interval of Coregonus clupeaformis isolate EN_2021a chromosome 36, ASM2061545v1, whole genome shotgun sequence harbors:
- the LOC121552296 gene encoding protein LBH-like has product MTEVMNTCDSKVGDFTVGGAPADEGISFQIFPDSHERFPKLSKRLPSIVVEPTESGEVESGELRWPPDDLTSPDDDPGEAQAQAVGGDHPEDEEQVDRMMGGV; this is encoded by the exons ATGACAGAAGTGATGAACACCTGTGATTCGAAGGTGGGAGACTTCACCGTTGGAGGCGCCCCAGCAGACGAGGGTATATCCTTTCAG ATCTTTCCGGACTCCCACGAGAGGTTCCCTAAGCTGTCCAAGCGGCTTCCGTCCATCGTGGTGGAGCCCACCGAGAGTGGGGAGGTGGAGAGTGGCGAGCTCCGCTGGCCCCCTGATGACCTCACTTCCCCTGATGACGACCCCGGAGAGGCCCAGGCCCAGGCAGTAG GCGGGGATCATCCAGAAGACGAAGAGCAAGTTGACAGAATGATGGGAGGAGTTTAA